CTCAGCCGCCGAATGCACTGAGCAAGAAGCCGCAGTCTGCACATGAACCGCTTGTATCCTGTTTTTAGTTAATGCCTTGACAAGGTCTTAACAGGAAATAGAGAGCTACTCGAGTAGTTTCAGCTTATCGCCCATCTTGCCGGCGGCGTGCTTGTCACCGGCGCGAGCGGCGGCTTCGACGCCGCTTGCCAGAACGGCCTTGGCCTCTTCTTTGCGGCCAAGGTCGATCAGCGCGTTGCTCAACTGGGTATAGGCAGGGACGTAATCGGGGTCCAACTCGATGACCCGCCGGAAGCCCGCGACGGCCTGCTCTTGCCGCCCAACCTTGACTTGCTCCATGGCCAGGGCGAAGTTCAGGAAAACGTCGTCCGGACTGGACGCGAGCATTCTCTCGATTTGTTCGATTCGCGGCACGAAAGCAATACCCTCAGTCAACCCAAAAACGTGCGAAAACCGCCGCGACCCTGCCCCAGCGCAGCGGCGAGGTCGCCGCGGCGACCAAAACCTGCCGCATTGTTGAGCTCGGGCCCGCACGTCCCCGCCGCCTTCGGCGGCTGACCACCCCCTGACCTTTTCACGCCCGTTCCTGAACGCAAGGCCGGACCTGTCAACCGGCCCGTGCCACGCTATGATAGCTACTGTACTTGGCGGCATCGGGCCGGGCAACCGCAAACAGGGACGGCGGCACATGACGGAACAAGCTCGAAAAGTGCGCGAGATCATGACCACCGAAGTCGTCACCATCGGCATGGACGAGACGCTGGAGACCGCCCGGCGAATCTTCAATCAGCGCCGGTTCCACCACCTGATCGTGGTTGAGGGCGGCAAGCCCGTGGGCGTTATTTCGGATCGAGATCTGCTGAAAAACCTCAGCCCGTTTGTCGGCGTTCGCATGAGCGAGCGCGCCCAGGACATCGAGACGCTGAGAAGACGCATCCACCAGGTCATGACGCGCAGACTGGTCTCGATTGAACCCGACGCCCCGGTCGCCCAGGCGGCCCGTGCCATGATGCACCATAAGGTCTCGTGCCTGCCGGTTATCAAGAACGGCTCCACCCTGGTCGGTATCATCACTCTGCGCGACCTCGTCCGATGGGTGGTGATCGATTCGATCGAAAAGTAGATCTTCCGAGAGACGCGTGCGAAGCACCCAGCCGGACGCAGCGGTCTGTCTTCGCCGGGGCCGCTGGCAAACAACCTGCGCAGCGGCTAGACTGCCGCCGCATGAGCACTAGCCCTGCAAAACGCGTTGGGATCGGCCGGTCCTTTGTGGCCGGTTGCTGCGCGGGCATCCCGGCAGGGGTGATACTTGCCTATCTGGCCCCGATGCCGTTTTACCTCGGCCTGTTCTTCTTCTTGGTTCTCGGGCTGGTGATCGGCGCGATCATGTTTCGTTTCGGCCGAGGTGCCGTTCCGGTTCGCCCGCTGACGTTGAACCTGATCGGATCGGCGGTCGTGCTCCTGACTTGGAGCACCACGCTCGTCACCGAGTACGCGACCCTCCCCCGACTGGTCGCCCGGCGGACCGAGACCTCCATGTTCCGCCGTCTGACGCCGCAGCAGAAGGCTGAAGTTGCCGCCAAGAGCCGTCAGCACGTCATGAGCCGGCTCCTGGGACGCCCTTTTGACGAAGGCCTCGGCGATTGGCTGGCCGGCTTCCCGAAATACCTCCGGTGGATCGCCCAAGACGGCACAATGGAATGCCCACGCGTAGTGGACCCCACAACGTTCACCTTCAAAGCCGGCCAGAGCAAAGCTTCCTGGGTCTTTCGCGTAGTTGTCTCAATGGCCTTGCTGGCGTTCGCTGTTCTCTCCCAGTACCTGCTCCTGGCCCGGACCACAAAGGACCAACCTTCAATTGACGCCATTCCGTCCAAGTAGCGCAGGCACGCAAGCCGGCTTCCTCAGGGGCAATCGCTTGTCCGCGACGTCACTCGGCGGATGGCGCGCTGTCGAAGGCAAGCCGTAACTGCTTGTCACAGCGAATCTCCCGGCCGCCTGAGGAGGCCGCCGCGCAATTGCCACGGCGGCAGAAGCCCTCTATAATCGCCGTCTCCTGGAGAATATCCGGCCGAGCGGGCGGGGTTATCCGCACAGGCCACGTGAAACCAGAGCCACATGGAACCCTGGCCATGAGTCTTGTCCCTCCGAACCTGAGTCTCAGTCTCTTCCGTGGGGACTGGTGCGCATTCTGCGCGCATGTTTCTGGATCGCAGAGCGCTTGGGTTGCGGCCCGCAAAAAGGCGGTCCGCCTTAGCTTTCTTGCCCGTCCCGGCGTTTGTCTGCTGGCTCTGGCGGTTGCCGGCGCTTGCCCCATGGAACTACGGGCCGGCGAGGTGCCCGTTCCGCCGAAACGGCATGCAGAGCACCTTGTTTTCAACGAGAAGACCGGAGAATGGGAATACGGCGTTGAGCCGATTCCCGGAACTGAGGACGGCGACCTGGACATCGCCCGCCAGTGGCTGGCTCAGGGTGAATATAAGACAACCTGCAAGATCGTCAGGGACTGGATGAAGCAATACGGCAGTGATGCCCCGCGATACCCTGAGGCACTGTACCTCTATGGCACTGCGTACCTGGAGCGAGGCCTGTACCGGCAGGCCCACAAGGCCTACCAGGAACTGCTCGACAACTATCCGGGTTCGCAGTACGCCGAGTCGGCGCTCTCCCAGGAGTTCCGCATCGCCGAGCAATACATGGCCGGCAAGCGAAAGCGCATCTGGGGCGGTCTGTTGTGGTTCAGGGACCGCGAGGGCGGCATCGCGATCATGGATGACTTGGTTGCCAACTACTCCGACACCCCCTTGGCGGAAATGGCCCAGATGGCCAAGGCCGAGTATTACTTCAGTCGCGGCGAGCTCGATCTCGCCGAATCCGAGTACGCCACATTCGCACGCGAGTATCCCCGCAGCCGCTGGCATGCCCGAGCCCTGCTGATGAGCGCCCGATGCGCCCAAGGCCGCTTCGCGGGTATCAAGTTCGACGAGGCCCCATTGATCGAGGCGGAAGAGCGCTACCGTCAGTACCTGCGGGAATACCCGGCGGCCGCCGAGCGCGATGAGGTGTCGACGACGATCCAACAGATTACGGCCACTCGGGCGGACAAAACGCTCGACATCGGTAAGTTCTACGAGAAAACCGAAAAGTTTCAGGCCGCGAGGTTCTACTACCGGGAAATCATCATCCGCTGGCCCAAGACGCCTGCGGCCCTCGAGGCCCGCAACCGGCTGGCGGCCATCGGCGAGCCTCTCGAGGAACCCGCGATCCTCGAGCCGCAGGCCTCAACCAACGCCGTCCGTCATCAGGAGACGCAGCGCTGATGCAACCTACATCTCATCATCATCGATCTGTCGCCGCCCTCGATATCGGACGTCTGGCCCTTCTGGCCGGGAGCCTCCTGGTTTGCGGGTGCGGCTACAGTAACGAGTCGCTGCATCCCCAGACGATCCGTACCGTGTACGTGGAGATGTTCCAGTCCCGGGAATTCCGCCGCGGCATCGAGTTCGAGCTGACCGAGGCCCTGCGAAAGGAAATCAACGTCTCCACCCCATACACGAACGCCCCACCCGAAAAAGCCGATACCATTCTGTCGGGGGAAGTCCTGGAATGGCGGGAATCTTCCCTCGGCTGGGATCCGATCGCCATCCGACCGCGCGAGACGGCAGCCACATTGATCGTCCGCTACCGATGGAAGGATGTCAGGACGGGCAAGCTGCTGCGGGACCGTCCGCGGTTTGTCACCACCGTGACTTATGTGCGGCCGGCCGGCGAAACGGCGGCCGAAGGCAGACTGGACGCGGTCAGCAAGCTGGCACGAAACATCGTCGGCGACATGGAAAACAGTTGGTAGTCCGAATAACATGAAGGCGGGGGAAGGACGCCAGTTGCGGCGCCTGCCCGTCGACACGCCGACCGAGGAAGCACCGGATGTCTGAAAACCCGTCCGACCGCGATGATCGCCAGGGATCAAGGCCTCCCGGACCGCCCATGCGCATGTCCCGCGGTCTGTTCGGATGGGCGGCCTCGATCATCATCTTCGTCTTCCTCGCTTTCTACCTCATGTCTAACGCCGGCCAGCGCCGTGAATTGACCGTGGACCAGTTCTGGAAAGAGCTGGCGGACAACAACATCCAGGAACTGGTCATCCAGGCCAACAACAACACCATCCGAGGCAAGCTCAAGAACACCCAGGGCAAGGACCAGCCGCCGGACTTCGAGGTCAGCTGGGACAAATCCGCCTTCAACGATGCCTTCTGGACCGAGTTGCGGGCGTCCGGCGTCCGTTACAGGATCGACCAGACCGGCGGGGCGCTCTTCAATATCCTGATCAACTTGCTGCCCTGGCTCCTGGTCATCGCGTTCGCCTGGTTCTTCGTCTTCCGCCAACTCCGCGGAGTCGGCGGCGGACCGGGAGGTATGCTGGGCAACTTCGGCCGATCCCGACATCGCGTGACCACCAAGGAGCATACCAACATCACCTTCGCCGACGTCGCGGGCATCGACGAGGCCAAGGAGGAGTGCGCCGAGATCATCGAGTTCCTCAAGAACCCCAAGAAGTTCCAGCGGCTCGGGGCCCGTATTCCGCGCGGCGTGCTGCTGGTCGGCGATCCGGGCTGCGGCAAAACGCTGTTGGCCAAAGCCATCGCCGGCGAGGCGGACGTGCCGTTCTTCAGCATCTCGGGCAGCGATTTCGTGGAGATGTTCGTCGGCGTCGGTGCCTCGCGCGTGCGCGATCTGTTCAAGCAGGCAAAGGACAACTCGCCTTGCATCATCTTTCTGGATGAAATCGACGCCGTCGGCCGTCGCCGCGGAGCAGGCTTCACCAGCGGCGGACACGACGAAAGGGAACAGACGCTCAACGCCATCCTCGTCGAGATGGACGGCTTCGACACTTCCGATCAGGTGGTGGTCATCGCCGCTACGAACCGGGCGGACGTGTTGGATCCGGCACTGGTAAGGCCCGGGCGTTTCGACCGGCAGGTCTTCGTGCCCCTGGCCGACGTCAAGGGCCGGCTGGAAATCCTTAAGGTCCACGCCAAGAAGGTGAAGCTCGGCCCGGACGTGGATCTGAATAAGCTGGCCCGCGGCACGCCGATGTTCAGCGGGGCGGACCTCGCGGCGATCATCAATGAGGCGGCCTTGCTGGCCACTATGGCCAACAAGGATTACGTCGAAATGGAGGATCTCGAGGAGGCTCGTGACAAGGTCCGATGGGGCCGGGCCAAGAAGAGCCGCGTGGTGGATGAGAAGGAACGGATCGCCACCGCCTACCACGAAGCCGGCCACGCCGTGGCCCAATGCCTGTTGCCCGACGCCGATCCTCTGCACAAAGTAAGTATCATACCCCGCGGCCCCTACGGCGGTGCCTCATTCTCGTTGCCCGAAAAGGACCGCACAACTTACAGCAGCAAGTGGCTCAACGCACAGTTGCGCATTCTCTGCGCCGGACGCATCGCCGAGGAAATCACCTGCAACGACGTCAACACGGGGGCCTCTGCTGACATTCGACAGGCCACCGAAACGGCTCGCCGCATGGTTGCCGAGTGGGGCATGAGCGACCGCGTGGGCTTCATCTACTACGGCGACGATCCCTCCCGCAAGACGATGTGGGTCGACCTGCCCGGAGGCAAGGAGTATTCCGAGGAAACCGCCCGGTTGATCGACCAGGAAGTTCAGCGCGTGCTCAGCGAGGCTTATACCGACACCCGTCGGCTGCTGACCGAGAATCGTCAGAAACTGGAGGCAGTAGCCCAGGCCCTCCTGAAGTACGAGACGCTCGATGCCGCTGAGGTTCACGCGTTGCTGAGGGGTGAAAGCCTCGATCGCCCCACGGTGTCCGATCTGCTGGACGCTGCTCACGCGGGAATCGGCGTCCGCGCTTCGGCCGGTCCGGGTACCTCGAAGTCTTCACAGCCTGAGTTCGGCTCGGGGCCGCTGCCCCAGCCGGGATGAGATGAGCGTCATCGATGCTTTCTGAACCCTGCGGAGATCGTGCATGGCCAACGCCGAAATCATTCCCGTCGGGATGAACGACCTGCCGCTCATCGTCGATCTCTACAACGAGATCTTTCGCCCGGGCCGCGAGCACGCTTTCTTCGCTCATCGTCTGGGCACACAGCGCAACCCGTTGCTTCTCCTCGCCCAGGTCCAGAAGCGCCCGGTCGGCTTTGCCCTCGGTTACGAGCTCAAGCAGAGCACGTTTTACTGCTGGTACATCGGCGTCTTGCCGGAATTCCGACGCGCCGGCGTCGCCTCCCAGATGATGGAGGCCATGACGGCATGGGCTCGCGACCAGGGTTACCAGATCATCCGCTTCGAGTGCTACAACCGACATCGCCCGATGCTTCACGTCGCCATCCGGCAGAACTACAACGTCGTCGGCATTCGGTATGACGCCGACGCCGAGGACAATCTGATTATTCTCGAACAAAACGTTAATGAAGAAGCTGCCGATTAGCATCAACGGTCGCAAGCGGGCAAACCCGCGCGCGGATTCACGACCAACTGGGTCTGATAAC
This is a stretch of genomic DNA from Phycisphaerae bacterium. It encodes these proteins:
- the lptE gene encoding LPS assembly lipoprotein LptE, whose protein sequence is MQPTSHHHRSVAALDIGRLALLAGSLLVCGCGYSNESLHPQTIRTVYVEMFQSREFRRGIEFELTEALRKEINVSTPYTNAPPEKADTILSGEVLEWRESSLGWDPIAIRPRETAATLIVRYRWKDVRTGKLLRDRPRFVTTVTYVRPAGETAAEGRLDAVSKLARNIVGDMENSW
- a CDS encoding CBS domain-containing protein; protein product: MTEQARKVREIMTTEVVTIGMDETLETARRIFNQRRFHHLIVVEGGKPVGVISDRDLLKNLSPFVGVRMSERAQDIETLRRRIHQVMTRRLVSIEPDAPVAQAARAMMHHKVSCLPVIKNGSTLVGIITLRDLVRWVVIDSIEK
- the ftsH gene encoding ATP-dependent zinc metalloprotease FtsH, producing the protein MSENPSDRDDRQGSRPPGPPMRMSRGLFGWAASIIIFVFLAFYLMSNAGQRRELTVDQFWKELADNNIQELVIQANNNTIRGKLKNTQGKDQPPDFEVSWDKSAFNDAFWTELRASGVRYRIDQTGGALFNILINLLPWLLVIAFAWFFVFRQLRGVGGGPGGMLGNFGRSRHRVTTKEHTNITFADVAGIDEAKEECAEIIEFLKNPKKFQRLGARIPRGVLLVGDPGCGKTLLAKAIAGEADVPFFSISGSDFVEMFVGVGASRVRDLFKQAKDNSPCIIFLDEIDAVGRRRGAGFTSGGHDEREQTLNAILVEMDGFDTSDQVVVIAATNRADVLDPALVRPGRFDRQVFVPLADVKGRLEILKVHAKKVKLGPDVDLNKLARGTPMFSGADLAAIINEAALLATMANKDYVEMEDLEEARDKVRWGRAKKSRVVDEKERIATAYHEAGHAVAQCLLPDADPLHKVSIIPRGPYGGASFSLPEKDRTTYSSKWLNAQLRILCAGRIAEEITCNDVNTGASADIRQATETARRMVAEWGMSDRVGFIYYGDDPSRKTMWVDLPGGKEYSEETARLIDQEVQRVLSEAYTDTRRLLTENRQKLEAVAQALLKYETLDAAEVHALLRGESLDRPTVSDLLDAAHAGIGVRASAGPGTSKSSQPEFGSGPLPQPG
- the bamD gene encoding outer membrane protein assembly factor BamD; the encoded protein is MELRAGEVPVPPKRHAEHLVFNEKTGEWEYGVEPIPGTEDGDLDIARQWLAQGEYKTTCKIVRDWMKQYGSDAPRYPEALYLYGTAYLERGLYRQAHKAYQELLDNYPGSQYAESALSQEFRIAEQYMAGKRKRIWGGLLWFRDREGGIAIMDDLVANYSDTPLAEMAQMAKAEYYFSRGELDLAESEYATFAREYPRSRWHARALLMSARCAQGRFAGIKFDEAPLIEAEERYRQYLREYPAAAERDEVSTTIQQITATRADKTLDIGKFYEKTEKFQAARFYYREIIIRWPKTPAALEARNRLAAIGEPLEEPAILEPQASTNAVRHQETQR
- a CDS encoding tetratricopeptide repeat protein, with protein sequence MPRIEQIERMLASSPDDVFLNFALAMEQVKVGRQEQAVAGFRRVIELDPDYVPAYTQLSNALIDLGRKEEAKAVLASGVEAAARAGDKHAAGKMGDKLKLLE
- a CDS encoding GNAT family N-acetyltransferase produces the protein MANAEIIPVGMNDLPLIVDLYNEIFRPGREHAFFAHRLGTQRNPLLLLAQVQKRPVGFALGYELKQSTFYCWYIGVLPEFRRAGVASQMMEAMTAWARDQGYQIIRFECYNRHRPMLHVAIRQNYNVVGIRYDADAEDNLIILEQNVNEEAAD